In the genome of Chitinivibrio alkaliphilus ACht1, one region contains:
- the purD gene encoding phosphoribosylamine--glycine ligase — MNTASVLVVGNGGREHALCTALLKSDTAPDVYIYPRNEGAVREGALAVPKEVRNWEELAEWSQKKGIGLAIIGPEQPLVEGIKDLFVGKNIPVFGPSKAAARLEGSKLFSKELMEKYHIPTAPWKAFSDKQSALSYVQKKGAPLVVKVSGLAAGKGAMVCDTMEEIEQALTVVFDTNAFGSAGETVVIEDMMYGEEASVFVITDGDSYKILPVSQDHKRIFDGDTGPNTGGMGAYAPAELISSDMLADIEKKIIAPTLSAMTAEGCPYTGLLYVGLMLTEDGPQVVEYNCRFGDPETEAVLPLVDCDWYTLFHTAATGGVEEVSFSIRAEYCATVVVASKGYPESSDPGQVIDGIERANAQDNVQVYFAGITTDAEGRFITNGGRVLTVTGTGKTLQEAVDRAYAGVSEIKFSGMQYRTDIGHRAL, encoded by the coding sequence ATGAATACAGCCTCTGTTCTTGTTGTTGGCAATGGTGGCAGGGAGCATGCGCTCTGCACAGCACTTCTTAAATCAGATACAGCACCTGATGTCTATATTTATCCTCGTAATGAAGGGGCGGTGCGTGAAGGAGCTTTGGCCGTACCAAAGGAGGTTCGAAACTGGGAGGAACTTGCAGAGTGGTCGCAAAAAAAAGGAATAGGTCTCGCAATAATCGGCCCAGAACAACCCTTGGTTGAGGGGATCAAAGATCTTTTTGTCGGTAAAAATATCCCTGTATTTGGTCCTTCTAAAGCAGCTGCACGTCTTGAGGGGAGCAAGTTGTTCTCCAAGGAGCTCATGGAAAAATACCATATCCCCACCGCACCCTGGAAGGCTTTTTCCGATAAACAAAGCGCTCTTTCGTATGTACAAAAAAAAGGGGCTCCTCTCGTAGTAAAAGTAAGTGGCCTTGCAGCGGGAAAGGGGGCCATGGTTTGTGATACCATGGAAGAGATTGAGCAGGCCCTCACGGTGGTTTTTGATACAAACGCCTTTGGTTCTGCCGGTGAAACAGTGGTTATAGAAGATATGATGTATGGTGAAGAAGCATCAGTATTTGTGATAACAGATGGTGATTCTTATAAGATCCTTCCTGTGTCGCAAGATCATAAGCGCATATTTGATGGCGATACAGGGCCGAACACTGGAGGGATGGGGGCCTATGCCCCGGCAGAGCTAATCTCTTCGGATATGCTTGCTGATATAGAAAAAAAGATCATTGCACCAACACTTTCAGCTATGACTGCAGAAGGTTGTCCCTACACTGGGTTACTATATGTTGGTCTGATGCTTACAGAAGATGGTCCACAGGTGGTTGAGTATAACTGTCGCTTTGGAGATCCCGAAACAGAAGCGGTACTTCCTCTTGTAGACTGCGACTGGTATACCCTTTTTCATACCGCCGCCACTGGTGGGGTAGAAGAGGTCTCTTTTTCCATACGTGCAGAGTATTGTGCTACCGTTGTAGTTGCTTCCAAGGGGTACCCGGAAAGCTCTGATCCAGGGCAGGTTATCGATGGAATTGAAAGAGCGAATGCACAGGATAATGTCCAGGTCTATTTTGCAGGAATAACCACCGATGCGGAAGGACGATTTATCACAAACGGAGGGCGCGTATTAACCGTCACAGGCACGGGCAAAACGCTTCAAGAAGCAGTAGATCGTGCCTATGCAGGGGTTTCTGAAATTAAGTTTTCTGGCATGCAGTATCGTACAGACATTGGACATCGAGCATTGTAG
- a CDS encoding serine/threonine protein kinase, translating into MKSIFDYISIDYTDFIGRKLDTITLLDVIGSGGKGVVFSGFQEDLKRRVAVKILPKIKTRQSEIDSFSMEAQIVAGLTHPNIIPIYKMGEEDEFYYQVMHLVEGDNLVSMVQKRKRHPIKQKRFIPVSRAVALICDVLKALSYAHEEFVVHRDIKPANIIIEKKHDRLFVVDFGIAKAPGLVDSMHESIIVGSPLYLSPEQARGGDVDHRSDIYSTAMTLVYLLLGLIPTQLKSPEEVVRCKIASPDSFIYPHLSRLRTDIPKELEGVLLKAIAADPDQRIESSDQFCQLLTPFSEHA; encoded by the coding sequence ATGAAGTCTATATTTGATTATATCAGTATTGATTACACCGATTTTATCGGCAGAAAACTTGACACGATAACCCTCTTAGATGTTATTGGTTCTGGTGGAAAAGGGGTGGTGTTTAGTGGCTTTCAGGAAGATTTGAAACGCCGGGTGGCTGTCAAAATACTCCCAAAAATTAAGACACGGCAATCTGAAATTGATAGTTTCTCCATGGAAGCACAAATTGTTGCGGGGCTTACTCATCCCAATATCATTCCCATATATAAAATGGGGGAGGAAGATGAGTTTTATTACCAAGTCATGCACTTAGTTGAAGGGGACAATCTGGTTTCCATGGTGCAGAAAAGAAAGCGTCATCCTATAAAACAAAAGCGCTTTATTCCCGTTTCAAGAGCTGTAGCCCTCATCTGTGACGTTCTGAAAGCTCTCTCCTATGCCCACGAAGAGTTCGTGGTTCATCGAGATATAAAACCGGCAAATATTATTATTGAGAAAAAGCACGATCGTCTTTTTGTTGTTGATTTCGGTATCGCCAAAGCACCGGGGCTTGTTGACAGTATGCACGAATCAATTATTGTGGGAAGCCCACTCTATCTTTCTCCGGAACAGGCGCGGGGTGGTGATGTTGATCATCGAAGTGATATTTACAGTACTGCCATGACTCTTGTCTACTTACTTCTTGGGCTGATACCAACGCAACTCAAATCTCCGGAAGAGGTGGTTCGATGCAAAATAGCGTCACCAGACAGTTTTATTTATCCCCATTTGTCTCGGTTACGAACTGATATACCCAAAGAACTCGAAGGTGTTCTCTTGAAAGCGATTGCCGCTGACCCTGACCAGAGAATTGAATCTTCTGATCAGTTCTGTCAACTTTTAACGCCTTTTTCTGAGCACGCCTAA
- a CDS encoding 1-phosphofructokinase family hexose kinase, with amino-acid sequence MIYVTLFNPSIDVLYELDELLLGETYTSVSARTYPAGKGMNFAKVARVLGEDVELVGGVARNNIPLFEEYCKRRGITATLIPISGETRINTTLLEREKKMVTHISSTGGVVSREACEEVLSMVRNKLKYAGNFWVFTGSLAPGYADSTYGELMELCSSHGSSCAVDATGTPLKYAMQYKPCIISPNIAELEKTLAEKIEGIRHIALRGKRLIDEGMEYVFITLGKDGVIALHDDRCYLCTPPVVESFDSVGSGDAFLAGAVVSVLRHDDFETVCRKSVACGVSNALHRGPGEVSHDHLETFLDRISIESI; translated from the coding sequence ATGATTTACGTGACTCTTTTTAACCCTTCCATTGATGTACTCTATGAGCTAGATGAGCTGCTTCTTGGAGAGACGTATACCTCTGTTTCCGCTCGCACCTATCCTGCTGGAAAGGGGATGAATTTTGCGAAGGTTGCCCGTGTTCTTGGAGAAGATGTAGAGCTTGTTGGCGGAGTGGCACGCAACAATATTCCCTTATTTGAGGAATATTGTAAACGTCGTGGCATTACGGCAACCCTCATCCCCATATCCGGAGAAACCCGCATTAATACAACCCTCCTTGAACGGGAAAAGAAAATGGTTACCCATATTAGTAGTACCGGGGGAGTGGTGAGTCGCGAAGCATGTGAAGAGGTCCTTTCAATGGTGCGTAATAAACTGAAATATGCCGGAAATTTCTGGGTTTTTACAGGCAGTTTAGCACCGGGGTATGCTGATAGTACTTATGGAGAACTCATGGAGCTTTGTTCTTCTCACGGCAGCAGCTGCGCTGTTGATGCTACGGGAACTCCTCTTAAATATGCGATGCAGTATAAACCCTGTATTATTAGTCCAAATATTGCAGAACTTGAAAAAACCCTTGCCGAAAAAATTGAAGGAATTCGTCATATCGCCCTCCGGGGAAAACGTCTGATTGATGAAGGCATGGAGTATGTGTTTATCACCTTAGGAAAAGATGGGGTGATTGCTCTGCATGATGATCGATGCTATCTCTGTACTCCTCCCGTGGTTGAATCCTTCGATTCGGTTGGCTCTGGTGATGCCTTTCTTGCTGGTGCCGTAGTATCTGTGTTACGACACGATGACTTTGAGACAGTGTGTCGTAAATCTGTTGCCTGCGGCGTCTCTAATGCGCTTCATCGAGGTCCTGGGGAAGTGAGTCATGATCATTTAGAAACATTTCTTGATCGTATATCTATTGAAAGTATTTGA
- a CDS encoding M16 family metallopeptidase — protein sequence MQKKRVIITILVLVFSLSAVSLDIIEHRLDNGLKILLVPDTTVSVASCRLYYFSGSYYETSGTTGLSHMYEHMMFKGTTRLGTRNFEAEIPIMEEKDRYIDSIISLKNRGYTPDDSIIIAYDRKIRTLLDQQREYIIKDEIWELYNNAGATGLNAWTSSDITAYIVTLPAHKTELFFNIEADRMENLVLREFYSERDVVTEERRQVYENNGKNHYLLKLNALFYTASPYRYPTIGWYSDIRSYTREKLRKHIGRFYRPDNAMIVIAGNIDPEQTYDTIKRYFGDIKTPDTPLPMVVTREPAPLGVRRFEVLDDSETPRVDILFHTPGHGDSSRYALDLLQNMLSGTSGRLHRRLITEENLAVSVGASNRWAIADGRFHIWAELLPDACHRSVEEIILEEIDALAQHEPSSFELEKTQNQLEFFFIKELRNLERLSDNLAYFQKFGDWRELLNYTENISAVTSTKSAAQKHLNKDFRTVGYLINKKGDTE from the coding sequence TTGCAAAAAAAACGTGTAATTATAACAATTCTGGTATTGGTATTTTCTCTGAGCGCAGTAAGCCTTGACATCATTGAACATCGTTTGGACAATGGACTTAAGATCCTTCTCGTTCCGGACACGACTGTTTCTGTGGCGTCATGTCGTCTATACTACTTTAGCGGCTCCTACTATGAAACGAGCGGTACCACGGGGCTTTCTCATATGTATGAGCATATGATGTTTAAAGGAACCACCCGTCTTGGCACACGTAATTTCGAAGCTGAAATTCCAATTATGGAAGAAAAAGATCGCTATATTGATTCTATTATCTCTTTAAAGAACCGGGGCTATACCCCTGATGATTCAATCATTATAGCATATGACAGGAAGATCAGAACACTTCTTGACCAACAACGAGAGTATATCATTAAAGATGAGATTTGGGAACTCTATAACAATGCCGGTGCAACGGGATTGAATGCATGGACCAGCAGCGATATCACAGCGTATATTGTCACCTTGCCGGCCCATAAAACGGAACTCTTTTTTAATATCGAAGCTGATCGTATGGAGAATCTTGTCCTGCGTGAGTTTTACAGCGAACGAGATGTTGTTACAGAAGAACGACGACAAGTGTACGAAAACAATGGAAAAAACCACTATCTTCTTAAGCTCAATGCTCTTTTTTATACCGCCTCACCATACCGCTACCCTACGATCGGTTGGTACAGCGATATCCGCAGCTATACCCGTGAAAAACTACGGAAACATATTGGGCGATTCTACCGCCCGGATAATGCAATGATCGTTATTGCGGGAAATATTGATCCAGAACAAACCTATGATACAATAAAAAGATATTTTGGAGATATTAAAACTCCCGACACCCCTCTCCCAATGGTCGTAACTCGTGAACCAGCCCCCCTTGGAGTCCGTCGTTTTGAAGTTCTTGATGATTCTGAAACACCCCGAGTAGACATACTTTTTCATACCCCGGGCCATGGTGATTCCTCTCGCTATGCCCTTGATCTTCTTCAGAACATGCTCTCCGGTACGAGTGGGCGACTGCACCGTCGTCTGATTACAGAAGAGAACCTGGCTGTCTCTGTAGGAGCCTCAAATCGTTGGGCCATTGCCGATGGACGATTTCATATTTGGGCGGAGCTGCTCCCCGATGCGTGTCATAGAAGTGTTGAAGAAATTATTCTTGAGGAAATAGACGCTCTTGCTCAGCATGAACCCTCATCCTTTGAATTAGAGAAAACCCAGAATCAACTGGAGTTCTTTTTTATCAAGGAACTTCGTAATTTAGAGCGACTCTCTGATAACCTTGCCTATTTTCAAAAGTTTGGAGACTGGCGGGAACTTCTCAACTATACGGAAAATATTTCCGCCGTAACATCTACAAAATCAGCAGCACAAAAACACTTAAATAAAGACTTTAGAACTGTTGGGTATTTAATTAATAAGAAAGGAGATACCGAATGA
- a CDS encoding M16 family metallopeptidase, with amino-acid sequence MKISLPTLMGALLLCLQITAYAHVTPHPTEISFPDITWDIPEGDSYFHRFSPEVVLFLKEDSTLPIFSLQLTFQGGSSSAAAGWEPYFYDALLFRGGAHDHSPEQVDSLLELYALDVSVRSSTVATRITIRGLSRYWDESLHLLESVLQKPLFDSTEIERTRRQIHQKISTQFSTPHALLQAAWKHRMYPDSPLSLLFTPDEIAEPSTEVIREKLAYHHTFLRDSTALIFALAGDMSKEAISPLAVSMAEKGERRRATNLSIDTPSPTISVVHRPGANQAFVRLGHQTFPRPHKDFYPLTIYNDLLGGGGFHSRLVQEIRSNRGLTYSIRSGLSSSYFYPGTFHVTFSTQNSRVNEALFVTKQMITESLQKKEDTQAVEQAKSRFISSLPSHFRTSEDLVFTYAENYLNTRPFDHFTRYGEILSHITLEDIQESKTRNIHPEEFSIVIVGDTTALFSAPSYDEQHIRDLPYQTLSPEEL; translated from the coding sequence ATGAAAATATCATTACCAACTCTGATGGGAGCTCTCCTGTTGTGCTTACAAATCACAGCCTATGCACATGTCACACCCCACCCAACAGAAATCTCATTTCCCGACATTACCTGGGATATACCTGAGGGAGACTCTTATTTTCACCGGTTTTCTCCCGAGGTTGTGTTGTTTTTAAAAGAAGACTCAACACTTCCCATATTCTCACTACAACTGACCTTTCAAGGCGGATCTTCGTCGGCAGCTGCTGGGTGGGAACCATATTTTTATGATGCGCTCTTATTTCGCGGGGGGGCGCACGACCACTCCCCGGAACAGGTTGATTCCCTTTTGGAACTCTATGCGCTTGATGTTTCTGTACGCTCAAGCACTGTGGCAACACGGATAACCATACGTGGGCTTTCACGATATTGGGATGAATCCTTGCATCTACTTGAGTCGGTATTACAAAAACCCCTCTTTGATTCTACCGAAATAGAACGGACACGGCGTCAAATACACCAGAAGATTTCCACACAGTTTTCCACACCGCACGCACTCTTGCAAGCAGCATGGAAGCATCGCATGTATCCCGATTCTCCCCTCTCGCTTCTGTTTACTCCTGATGAAATCGCGGAACCCAGTACGGAGGTTATTCGAGAAAAACTCGCGTATCATCATACGTTTTTACGAGATTCCACTGCCCTTATCTTTGCCCTTGCCGGAGATATGTCGAAAGAGGCGATCTCTCCTCTTGCTGTATCTATGGCAGAAAAGGGGGAACGAAGAAGAGCCACTAATCTCTCGATAGACACACCATCACCGACAATATCCGTGGTGCATCGGCCAGGAGCAAATCAAGCCTTTGTCCGGTTAGGTCATCAAACATTTCCCCGACCTCATAAAGACTTTTATCCTCTCACGATTTATAACGACCTCCTTGGTGGCGGTGGGTTTCACTCACGACTTGTACAGGAAATTCGTTCAAACAGAGGGCTCACCTATTCCATCCGGTCTGGATTATCAAGCAGTTATTTTTATCCAGGAACTTTTCATGTGACCTTCTCTACCCAAAATAGCCGTGTCAATGAAGCCCTTTTTGTTACAAAACAGATGATTACTGAATCATTGCAAAAGAAAGAAGATACGCAGGCAGTCGAGCAGGCAAAATCACGATTTATCTCCTCTCTCCCTTCACATTTTCGTACAAGCGAAGACCTCGTTTTTACCTACGCAGAAAACTACCTCAATACTCGTCCCTTTGATCATTTTACACGGTATGGAGAAATCCTCTCGCATATCACCCTTGAGGATATTCAGGAATCAAAAACACGAAATATTCATCCTGAAGAGTTTTCCATCGTAATTGTTGGAGATACAACGGCTCTGTTTTCCGCGCCGTCCTACGATGAGCAGCATATCAGAGATTTGCCCTACCAAACTCTTTCTCCGGAGGAGTTATAA
- a CDS encoding potassium channel family protein has product MDKNLRNVLLFFFVCITIILSGVVGYISLEGYSFLDALYMTIITISTVGYQEVYPLSQTGKIFTIILIIFGITLALYGLSAITVFFVEGELKKYLKGVKMKKEIKNIANHYIICGAGKTGQKIMAEFLHLGEPFIVVEESDGVADALEAKFPETSLLLLRGDATRDEILISAGISRAKALIGVLANDAENVFLTLTAKSLNQDIRVITRAIETSSEKKLKKAGADTVVSQIDIAAQRISTTALNPNIESFLDIITRVGDENFRIDFVKVSKKSDFSGILLRDAQIPQKTNLIVIGIKKGENIMINPMSMTSIEQSDELIILGKEEQIKTIRKIARGLISLTDI; this is encoded by the coding sequence ATGGATAAAAATTTACGAAATGTACTTCTCTTTTTCTTCGTATGCATCACAATAATTCTTTCAGGCGTGGTGGGATACATCTCCCTTGAAGGCTATTCCTTTCTTGATGCCTTGTACATGACAATCATTACAATTTCCACAGTGGGATATCAAGAGGTGTACCCCCTCTCTCAGACCGGAAAAATATTCACCATTATTCTTATTATTTTTGGGATCACCTTGGCACTGTATGGACTGAGTGCTATTACGGTTTTCTTTGTCGAGGGAGAACTGAAGAAGTATCTGAAAGGAGTAAAAATGAAAAAAGAAATTAAAAACATAGCAAACCACTACATAATTTGCGGGGCAGGGAAAACAGGGCAAAAAATCATGGCAGAATTCCTGCATTTGGGAGAACCCTTTATTGTTGTTGAGGAGTCTGATGGAGTTGCCGATGCCTTGGAAGCAAAATTTCCGGAAACATCTCTACTCTTACTTCGGGGAGATGCAACCCGTGATGAAATTCTTATCTCAGCAGGTATCTCACGTGCAAAAGCCCTCATTGGAGTACTGGCAAATGATGCAGAAAATGTCTTTTTAACCCTCACCGCCAAATCCTTAAACCAAGATATTCGTGTTATTACCAGAGCCATAGAAACAAGCAGTGAGAAGAAATTAAAAAAAGCGGGCGCGGATACGGTTGTTTCTCAAATTGATATTGCTGCGCAGCGAATCTCAACAACCGCTCTTAATCCCAATATTGAGAGTTTCCTGGATATTATAACCCGTGTGGGGGATGAAAATTTCCGGATTGATTTTGTAAAGGTTTCTAAGAAAAGTGATTTTTCCGGAATACTTCTTCGAGATGCACAAATACCGCAAAAAACAAATTTAATAGTGATCGGCATAAAAAAGGGAGAAAACATTATGATTAATCCCATGTCAATGACCTCCATTGAGCAGAGTGATGAGTTAATTATCCTTGGTAAGGAAGAACAGATAAAGACAATTCGAAAAATTGCACGGGGCCTTATCAGCCTCACTGATATATAG
- a CDS encoding ribonuclease HIII — protein MSQFSIKPEIHTAVKSREEHLLKAGIEIRTEKEIPYGTIYTVEGPRETGKITLYYSRKKGLSLVRNTKNEVAQKAEDIIFDRQPVQFHPRIGTDEAGKGDLFGPLVCCAFYIETAQMEQELRQIGIRDSKRLKDSAIHAMAHTIMTRWPDHYVLVAPRMKTYNNLYDSIGNLNKLLGWMHGRAMADLAARWNERGAPVTHAVADKFGPSQHITNSVGGLEELTIEAVTKGEEKELAIAAASIIARSSFVQALSKLQKTYDIDFPLGCANRVIPVAKKFFHIHGKERGAEVMKMHFKTVKNM, from the coding sequence ATGTCTCAATTTTCAATAAAACCAGAAATACATACCGCAGTAAAGAGCAGGGAAGAACATCTACTCAAGGCCGGCATAGAAATACGTACAGAAAAAGAAATACCCTACGGTACAATTTATACTGTTGAAGGCCCACGAGAAACCGGAAAAATAACCCTCTACTACTCCCGAAAAAAAGGTCTTTCCCTTGTACGAAACACCAAAAATGAAGTAGCACAAAAGGCTGAGGATATTATCTTTGATCGACAGCCGGTACAATTTCATCCGAGAATTGGCACAGATGAAGCCGGAAAGGGTGATCTCTTCGGCCCCTTAGTATGTTGTGCTTTCTATATTGAAACAGCGCAGATGGAGCAAGAACTTCGTCAAATTGGTATTCGTGATAGTAAACGACTCAAAGATTCGGCAATCCATGCCATGGCACATACTATTATGACCCGATGGCCTGATCATTACGTCCTTGTCGCACCTCGAATGAAAACTTACAACAACCTCTATGACAGTATCGGAAATCTGAATAAGCTCTTGGGATGGATGCATGGCCGAGCCATGGCAGACCTTGCAGCACGATGGAACGAACGAGGTGCTCCGGTTACTCATGCCGTGGCAGACAAATTTGGGCCATCACAACATATTACAAACTCCGTAGGCGGTCTTGAAGAACTTACGATAGAAGCTGTAACAAAGGGAGAAGAGAAAGAACTGGCCATTGCAGCTGCCTCAATTATCGCCCGGAGCAGTTTTGTGCAAGCGCTTTCAAAACTGCAGAAAACCTATGATATTGACTTTCCTCTGGGGTGTGCAAATCGCGTCATCCCCGTGGCAAAAAAATTTTTCCATATCCATGGAAAAGAGCGTGGCGCAGAAGTTATGAAAATGCATTTCAAGACAGTAAAAAACATGTAA
- the ispF gene encoding 2-C-methyl-D-erythritol 2,4-cyclodiphosphate synthase, which translates to MKVSIGQDSHRFCQDPNSSRPLILGGVPLPGERGLAGNSDADVVLHALTNAISGITGTPVLGKQADILCLEQNITDSAVYLEYALKQMSSYEISHLSFSIEAKTPKLLPHFPAMKENIARLCGMSPSDIGITATTGEGLSGCGKGRGIQVFVVLTAVQK; encoded by the coding sequence ATTAAAGTATCCATTGGTCAAGATTCACACCGTTTTTGCCAAGATCCCAACAGCAGTCGCCCCCTTATTCTTGGTGGCGTACCCCTCCCCGGAGAACGTGGGCTTGCTGGCAATAGTGATGCAGATGTGGTGTTACACGCTCTCACTAACGCAATATCAGGTATCACCGGAACCCCTGTGTTGGGAAAACAAGCGGACATTCTCTGTTTAGAACAAAATATCACCGATAGCGCGGTCTATCTTGAATATGCCCTGAAACAAATGAGCTCATATGAAATATCACATCTCTCATTCTCCATTGAAGCGAAGACACCCAAACTCCTGCCCCATTTTCCTGCGATGAAAGAAAATATCGCCCGGCTTTGTGGCATGTCTCCTTCTGATATCGGAATCACGGCTACTACCGGGGAAGGCTTAAGCGGATGCGGTAAAGGACGGGGTATTCAGGTATTTGTTGTCCTCACGGCAGTACAAAAATGA